GGGTTGAACTTCTCGTACGACTCCGGCTTCTCCCAGGGCAGCCCCTTGTGCTCCCACTCGGGGAACCACAGCTCCTCGGTGTCGTAGTAGGCGGCGCGCTCGTCGAAGATGCCGTCGTGGTTCACGAGGCACTGGAAGCCGTCCGGCCAGTTGCCGGCGATCCAGTTGATCATGTACCCGCCGTAGCTGCCGCCCAGCGCGCACCGCTTCGTCTTGTGGATGAAGGGGTACTTCTGGAGCGCGGCGTTCAGGCCCTTCTGCAGGTCCTCCAGCGGCTTGCCGCCCCAGTCCCCGGAGATGGAGTCCGTGAAGGCCTGGCCGTAGCCGGTGGAGCCGTGGAAGTCGATCATCACCGCCACGTAGCCGCGGCCCGCGTACACCTGCGGGTTCCACCGGTAATGGAAGTGGTTGCCGAAGCTGCCCTGCGGTCCGCCGTGGATGAGGAAGGCCAGCGGGTACTGGCGCTTCGGGTCGAAGTCCACCGGCTTCACCACGTAGCCGTGCACGGTCTCGTTGTTCCAGCCCGGGAAGTTGAACTGCTCGAAGGCGCCGAACTTCAGGCCCGCGAGCGCGTCCTTGTTCACCTGGGTGAGCTGCCGCGCGCCGGTGCCGTCCGCCTTCACCGCGTACAGGTCCACCGGCGAGTCCAGGTCATCCATCGCGTAGACGACCTGGCCGTCCGCCGCGGGCTGGGCGCCGTCCGCGCTGCCGCCCTGGGTGAGGCTGCGCGCCTTGCCGGTGGCCACGTCCAGGGCGAACACGGTGTTCTGCCCCACGTCGTTGGCGGTGGTGTAGAGCGTGGCGCCGTCCTTGCTCCACGCGAGCGAGCCGGCCGAGCGGTCCCAGTCCTGGGTCAGCACGCGCTCCTGGCCGCCCGGCCACGTGCGCAGGATGACGCGGTAGCGGTCGGCCTCGAAGCCGGGGCGGGACATGGCCACGTACGCGAGCGTCTTGCCGTCCGGGCTGAACACCGGGCTGGTGTCCGTGGCGCGGTTCTTCTCCGTGAGCTTGCGCGGCTTCGTCTTTCCGTCGACGGGCGCGAGGAACAGGTCCAGGTCGGTGGACCACGACTCGGTGGGGCCCACGTCGCGCGCGGCGAAGACGATGCCCTTGCCGTCCGGGGTGAAGGTGAACTCCTCCGCGCCGCCAAAGGGCTTGCTGGGCGCGTCCGCGTCCATGCCCTTCATCACGTCCACGGCCGTGCCGCCGGCCACGGGGACGACGAACAGGTGCGAGCGCGTGCCGTCCTTCCAGGTGTCCCAGTGGCGGGCGAAGAGCTGATCATACGCGCGGCCGGTGGTCTTCTTCTTGGAGGCCTCCGCGGCGCGCTGGGTGTTGCACGCGAGGTCCGCGCAGTCGGGGCGCGCGTCCAGCGCCACCGCCAGCTGCTGGCCGTCACGTGACAGCGCGAAGCTGTTCACATCCAGCGGCAGCTTCGTGACGGGCAGCGGCTCACCGCCGTCCAGGGGCAGGCGCCACACCTGCGAGGAGCCGCCGCGCGACGACAGGAAGAAGAGGCTCTTGCCGTCCGGGGCCCAGACGGGGTCGCTGTCGCTGCTCGGGTCCGAGGTGAGCTGGCGCGGCGCGGAGCCGTCCAGATTGACGAGCCACAGGTCGGTGCGGCCCCGGTTCGCCTCCAGGTCGGTGGAGCGCAGGACGTAGGCGACCTGACGGCCGTCGGGAGAGACGCGCGGGCTGCTGAGCCGGCGCAGCGTGACCAGATCCTGTTGATTGAACGGATGAGGCGCGGGCGCGGGGTTGGCGCCGAGCGCCAGGGCCGCGAGGAGCGACAGGGGCACGGGGAGGTTCCTCCGGAGAGATGGAACCCGGACCGTGCCTTCGGGAGGGCGGACTGTCCACCGATGGATGCGGGCCCCGGTGGAAGGGGTGGAAGGCACTGACGCACGGTGCTAGAGATTCAGCCCATGAGCGCACCCATCGTCGTCCACATCTGGTCCGACTTCGTTTGACCCTGGTGTTACGTCGGCCTCGGTGAGGTCGAGAAGCTGAAGAAGGAATACGACGTCCAGGTGGAGTGGCACCCCTACTTCCTGCGCCCGGAGACGCCTCCGGAAGGGCTGCCGTTGCCCGAGTACGTGCGCCAGGGGATGAAGGACCCCAACAATCCGCTGAAGCTCCGCGCCGCGAAGGCCGGGCTGACGATGGTGCAGCGGGACATCATCCCGTCCACGCGCCGTGCGCATGAGGCGGCGGAGTACGCGCACGCCCAGGGCAGGCTGGAGCCCTTCCAGGCCGCCATCCTGCGGCGCTACTGGAGTGAAGGTCAGGACCTCTGGCAGTGGGACACGCTGCGGGCCGCGGGCGTGGAGGCCGGATTGGATCCGGACGAGCTCCAGCGCGCGGTGGAGGAAGGGCGCTACCGGCAGGTGGTGGAGGAGTCCGTGCGCGAGGCCCAGGAGATGGGCATCCGCGCGGTGCCCACCTTCATCCTGGGTGACCGGCTGGCCATCCAGGGCGCGCACGAGTACCCGTCATTCCAGCGGGCCATGCAGCAGCTGGGCGCGAAGCCGAAGAATCAGCAGGGCTGACGGGAGCTACAGGCCCTTCACCAGGATGAGCAGCCGCGCGAAGGTCTCCGGACCTTCGCCGGCCAGCCCCCTGGCGAAGTCCAGGAACGTGGGCGCCTGCTCCACGTGCTTGGCGACGATCTGGAACGCCTCCACGGCGGCGGCGTCCAGCGCGGCCACGGGCGCTCCGGGAGCCTCCAGCAGCGCCACCACGGCCGGATGCCCGAGCAGCACCCAGCGCACCACGGAGGCGCGCAGCACGAGCAGGAACACGGCGTTCAGGAGGCTCTCTGCCTCGGTGAACGGGTGGCGCAGGACGTGGTTGAGCGCGTGGTGCAGGAAGTACTGGTGCACGCGCTCGCCGTGCAGGGACTCCAGGGTGGAGCGCCGGGCTGCGTGGAGTTCCCACGCCTGGTCTGGAGGCGTGTCCACGCCGCCGTAGGACGCGCGCACGGCGTTCATGAGCGACAGGAAGCGCGGGCTGCTCACGGCGGCTTCGCGTGAACGGAGCACGGCGCCGCAGATGCCGGCCCACGGGCCTCCGGGCAGCTCCAGCGCTTCGAGCTGCGCGCTCAAGGACGCGAGGGTGTCCGGCGAATCGTACTCGCGCAGGATGCGCGCGAGCCGATCTGCATCCGCTGAAGCGAACGCCGTCGTCCCCGGGAAGTAGAAGTCGCCCAGGTCCAGCGCCATGCGGCCCAGCGCGTACAGCCTCGCGGCGAACGGGGCTTCGCGGCGATTCAAGAGCCGCAGCATCGCTTCGCGCACGGTGTCCGCGTGGGCCGTCCACGCGTCGTCTCCCGCCGCCACCTGCCGCGCGACCTGGGGACGCAGGGCGTGTTCCTCGGGCACGTGCTCGCGCACCAGCGCGTCCTCCGCCAGCAGGCACAGGCGCGCCGTCTCCGGACACGCGAGCGACCCGGCCATCTCCACCTGCGTGCCCCAGCGCGTGAGCACTCGCGGGAAGACGGAGCAGCCGTCCGGCAGCACCGCTTCGCCGTAGAGGCGCTGGAGCGAGCACAGCTTCGCTTCATCCAGGAAGGCGCAGTGCCCATCCGCGCGCTTGCCCAGGATGCCCGCCTGCTGGCCCGTGGCGCCGTCCGGGTTCGGCGAAATCAGCGCCGCGACGCGCGCCTCGTCCGGTGTGCCCGCCACCTTCTGGCGCAGCAGGCTCCAGCGCGACTCGCTGATGGGCACCGTCAGCCCCGCGCAGCAGGTGTCCTCGCACGCCTCCGCGATGCAACGGAAGCGCGCCATGTAGCGGGGGGCGGAGGCCGTCATCGCGCCAGTCTACTTGCGGCCCAGCGCCTTCTTCACGAACCCCCAGAAGCGGCCCGCGCGATCCTTGAGGTCCGCGCCCCGGCGCTCCTCGGCGGCGCTCACCGCCTCCTTGCTCACCTGGAGCTGCTTCTGGAGCTCCTCCGGCGAGTAGCGCGTGGCGAGCGTCGCCTTCACTTCCTTGCGCGTCGAGTACTCACGCGCCTCCACGTGCAGCACGCATTCGGAGTCCAGCTTGAGCGTCACCGCCACGCGCACGGAGCCCTTGGGGCCGCGTGGCAGACCTTCCATGCGCACGGTGCCCAGGTACTCGTTGGCGGAGATGTGGTTGTCCTCGCCCTGGAAGACGGACAGCTCCATCCGCTCCTCGTTGTCCTGGGACGTGCTGATGGCGAACGAGCGCTGCGTGGGCAGCGGGCTGTTGCGCTCGATGACGCGCTTGAAGCCGCCGCCGGGCATGGCCACGCCAATGGTCATGGGCAGCACGTCGATGAGCACCACGCTGCTCACCTTGTCCACCGAGCCCGAGTACAGCGCCGCGCCCAGCGCCACGGCCTCGTCCGCGTTGACGCTCGCCTGCGCGTTCTTGCCGAACAGGCCCTTGAGCTTGTCGCGCACCAGCGGCATGCGGCTCATGCCGCCCACCAGGATGATGTCGTCCACCTCCGAGGCCTTCAGCTTGGAGTCCAGGAGCACGTCGCGCACCACGTCGACGGTGCGGTTGAGCAGCGGGTCGCAGATCTTCTCCAGGTCCTGGCGCGACATCGTCACGCGCAGGTCCCGGGGACGGCCCGCGTCGTCCATCATCAACATGGGGATGTGGACTTCGAACGTGCTTCGCTCGGACAGCGCCATCTTCGCGCGCTCGGCGGCGTCGCCCACGCGCGACAGGGCGATGCCGTCCCCGTTGAACGCGATGCCTTCCTTCTCCTGGAAGCGCTCCAGCAGGAAGTCGACGATGAGGTTGTCGAAGTCGATACCGCCCAGGAAGATGTCGCCGCCGGTGCCCAGCACCTCGAAGACGTTCTTCTCGATGCGCAGGATGGTCGCGTCGAAGGTGCCGCCGCCCAGGTCGTAGACGAGCACCTTCTTGTTGAGCTCGCGGTTGAGGCCGTACGCGAGCGCCGCGGACGTGGGCTCGTTGAGGATGCGCTCCACCTTGAGGCCGGCCATCGCGCCCGACTTGCGGACCGCTTCACGCTGGGGCTCGGAGTAGTAGGCCGGCACCGTCACCACGGCGCGCTCCACCTTCTGGTTGAGGTGGGCTTCGGCCATTTCCTTGCACTCGCGCAGGATGATGCCCTGCACCTCTTCCAGCGACAGCACGTCGTTGCCCAGGCGCACGGCGGCGCGGCCGGCGGCGTCGGGGGTGATTTCGTAGTGGAAGCGCTCGCGCACCTGCTTCACCACGGCGCTGTCGTAGGGACGGCCCACCAGGCGCTTCGCGCCGTAGATGGTGTGCGTGGGCCGCAGCACGAGCTGGTTCTTCGCGCGGTGGCTGACGAGCAGCTTGTTCTGCGCGCTCAGCGAGATGACGGACGGGATGGTGTTGTAGCCCTCGCGCGAGCGCAGCACGACGGGCCGGCCGTTGGACAGGAGCGCCACGCAGGAGTTGGTGGTGCCCAGGTCGATGCCGATGACCGGCCCCGTGCCGGCCAGCGTCTGCGGCGGCGTGAGGTAGATGGGGCGCACCTGGCCGTTGGCGTCCAGGGGAGGCGGCGCGGAGGCCACCGGCGCGGCGGCGGGCGCGAGCGTCGCGGGGGCGCTCGGCGCGGCGGGCGCGGGCGGGGCCTGGCGCACGGACGGAGGCAGCACGCTCGGCGGCGGAGGGGCCACGGGCCTCGCGGCGGGACGGCCCGCGGAGGACACGGGCTCGCGCGCGAGTTCCAGCGGCCCGTCGTCGTCGATGGACAGGTCCAGGTCGAACTCGGCGCTGCCGCCGGACGGGCGCTGCGGCGCGGGAGGCTGCTGGGGGACGGCGCGGCCCCAGGACGACGCAGGCTCCTGGGAGAGGTCGGGAGCGCGGCCCGCGGCGGAACCGGGCTCGCGGCCCAGGCCGGGCGCCGCGGGACGGTTGGCGAAGGAGCCGGGCTCCAACGGCAGCTCACCCGGAGCGCGCGCCGAGGGACGT
This DNA window, taken from Corallococcus coralloides DSM 2259, encodes the following:
- a CDS encoding alpha/beta hydrolase family protein is translated as MPLSLLAALALGANPAPAPHPFNQQDLVTLRRLSSPRVSPDGRQVAYVLRSTDLEANRGRTDLWLVNLDGSAPRQLTSDPSSDSDPVWAPDGKSLFFLSSRGGSSQVWRLPLDGGEPLPVTKLPLDVNSFALSRDGQQLAVALDARPDCADLACNTQRAAEASKKKTTGRAYDQLFARHWDTWKDGTRSHLFVVPVAGGTAVDVMKGMDADAPSKPFGGAEEFTFTPDGKGIVFAARDVGPTESWSTDLDLFLAPVDGKTKPRKLTEKNRATDTSPVFSPDGKTLAYVAMSRPGFEADRYRVILRTWPGGQERVLTQDWDRSAGSLAWSKDGATLYTTANDVGQNTVFALDVATGKARSLTQGGSADGAQPAADGQVVYAMDDLDSPVDLYAVKADGTGARQLTQVNKDALAGLKFGAFEQFNFPGWNNETVHGYVVKPVDFDPKRQYPLAFLIHGGPQGSFGNHFHYRWNPQVYAGRGYVAVMIDFHGSTGYGQAFTDSISGDWGGKPLEDLQKGLNAALQKYPFIHKTKRCALGGSYGGYMINWIAGNWPDGFQCLVNHDGIFDERAAYYDTEELWFPEWEHKGLPWEKPESYEKFNPVNQVAKWKTPMLVIHGGKDYRVVDTQGIATFTALQRRGIPSRFLYFPDENHWVLKPQNSIQWHDEVLGWLDRWTRK
- the fliB gene encoding flagellin lysine-N-methylase; the protein is MTASAPRYMARFRCIAEACEDTCCAGLTVPISESRWSLLRQKVAGTPDEARVAALISPNPDGATGQQAGILGKRADGHCAFLDEAKLCSLQRLYGEAVLPDGCSVFPRVLTRWGTQVEMAGSLACPETARLCLLAEDALVREHVPEEHALRPQVARQVAAGDDAWTAHADTVREAMLRLLNRREAPFAARLYALGRMALDLGDFYFPGTTAFASADADRLARILREYDSPDTLASLSAQLEALELPGGPWAGICGAVLRSREAAVSSPRFLSLMNAVRASYGGVDTPPDQAWELHAARRSTLESLHGERVHQYFLHHALNHVLRHPFTEAESLLNAVFLLVLRASVVRWVLLGHPAVVALLEAPGAPVAALDAAAVEAFQIVAKHVEQAPTFLDFARGLAGEGPETFARLLILVKGL
- a CDS encoding TIGR02266 family protein, which translates into the protein MDQGRRTSDRKSVGLLVKLKHETVGSFTEEFATNISPGGMFIRSRTPQPVGTPVRFDVQIANGVRVLQGTATVRWVRDVNDPAGPPGMGLQFQELDTASRALVDLMLQRKPGGGAVPAAAPLPSIAPVVAPGIAPLATPGIAPLSAPGIAPLTAPVRPPVAAPRPAAAPARPTAVAPPAAPARSAQPAAGGVALDSLFDDLDAPSAPAPATDEPFSPGGADEPFSLGAPDEDMGLAQADSSNDVDIPLDELIAGTPPPTVQGVLSGGDEPLPGLDFEFEAPAMDEPIAMGQPLEEVPIEVGLSVEDDAASDAGDAGGFELDFSDVAPAPPPRAAPVPPAPVQRAAPPPPPAAMPVVPPVAPAKPSGGSAEFDFDLSSLDDDAPLELAREPASSPGRQRPLGREPASSPGRAAAPGLGREPGSAAGRAPGLGREPGSAAGRASVPGLGLEPRSSGGRPAAPGLGLEPGSAAGRAAVPGLGLEPRSSGGRPAAPGLGLEPRSSGGRPSAPGLGLEPLSSGGRTAAPGLGREPGSAAGRPSVPGLGLEPGSAAGRAAAPGLGREPGSVAGRPSARAPGELPLEPGSFANRPAAPGLGREPGSAAGRAPDLSQEPASSWGRAVPQQPPAPQRPSGGSAEFDLDLSIDDDGPLELAREPVSSAGRPAARPVAPPPPSVLPPSVRQAPPAPAAPSAPATLAPAAAPVASAPPPLDANGQVRPIYLTPPQTLAGTGPVIGIDLGTTNSCVALLSNGRPVVLRSREGYNTIPSVISLSAQNKLLVSHRAKNQLVLRPTHTIYGAKRLVGRPYDSAVVKQVRERFHYEITPDAAGRAAVRLGNDVLSLEEVQGIILRECKEMAEAHLNQKVERAVVTVPAYYSEPQREAVRKSGAMAGLKVERILNEPTSAALAYGLNRELNKKVLVYDLGGGTFDATILRIEKNVFEVLGTGGDIFLGGIDFDNLIVDFLLERFQEKEGIAFNGDGIALSRVGDAAERAKMALSERSTFEVHIPMLMMDDAGRPRDLRVTMSRQDLEKICDPLLNRTVDVVRDVLLDSKLKASEVDDIILVGGMSRMPLVRDKLKGLFGKNAQASVNADEAVALGAALYSGSVDKVSSVVLIDVLPMTIGVAMPGGGFKRVIERNSPLPTQRSFAISTSQDNEERMELSVFQGEDNHISANEYLGTVRMEGLPRGPKGSVRVAVTLKLDSECVLHVEAREYSTRKEVKATLATRYSPEELQKQLQVSKEAVSAAEERRGADLKDRAGRFWGFVKKALGRK